A single region of the Enterobacter cloacae complex sp. R_G8 genome encodes:
- a CDS encoding serine O-acetyltransferase — MKFSQLKRFWHVEIIGLEKKFSFLRLMTRLRNKPGLKYVFWWRLASYLYENGHRRMAYRVHSRIKSKFACDIMLGATIGEGLTIAHHIGIVVTKRVHAGKNMKLTQNSVIGSSGKGTQGKIVIGNNFYLGSNSCIIGDDLKIGDNVTIGAMTFINKDLPDNCRVYTKKVTEIVSVSV, encoded by the coding sequence ATGAAATTTTCACAGCTAAAACGATTCTGGCATGTAGAGATTATTGGTCTTGAAAAAAAATTTTCTTTTCTGCGCCTAATGACACGCCTAAGGAACAAACCGGGTTTGAAATATGTTTTTTGGTGGCGACTGGCAAGTTATTTGTATGAGAACGGCCACCGCCGCATGGCCTATCGTGTCCACTCACGCATCAAGAGTAAATTTGCTTGCGATATTATGCTCGGTGCAACTATCGGTGAAGGGCTAACTATCGCTCATCATATTGGTATAGTAGTGACAAAGCGAGTGCATGCAGGAAAAAATATGAAACTTACCCAAAATTCTGTTATTGGAAGCAGTGGAAAAGGTACACAGGGTAAGATCGTCATTGGGAATAACTTTTATCTGGGATCGAATAGCTGCATAATTGGCGACGATCTGAAAATTGGCGATAATGTTACTATTGGCGCAATGACATTCATCAATAAAGATCTCCCGGATAACTGCCGTGTTTATACAAAAAAAGTAACAGAGATTGTAAGCGTGTCGGTATAA